The Prosthecobacter fusiformis genomic sequence AAAGATAAATAATCTCCGAGGGTCGTTCGCCTGGCTTGAATTCCCATTAATAGGGCTTGGAGATGTTATAGTGAGTAGCTCAACGGGAGATTCTCGATATTTCTAATTCAAGTTTCCCAATCGTAGTACAACGAATTCTGAAAGACAGTCCCCTAAAGGTGGAGATTTATCGACAATGACGAGCAAGAAAATTTTCTTTTTTCAACCATATTTTCAAGTGGTTTCCGAAGTTTGGATTGAGCGGATGCTCGAGATATTTGCTGATCGATTGGCATTGATCGTTGGGCGTGGTGTTCCCGACCAATGGAATGGGACCCGGTGTTTTGATCTGGATCATCCGCCCTATAGCATATTAACACGCATTAAGCATCGGATCCTCGGCCGGGCGCATCGCACAAAGGAACTCCGAAACACAATTGCGGAATACCCCGGCGCGATAATCCTCGTCAATTATGCTAACTTTGCTTTAGAACTCGAGCCGTGCTGGCGGGGTTTGGAAGTAACAGTGTTAATTCATTGCCACGGGTTTGACGTTCATTTTGACGGTCGAGGAAATGAATGGCCTCACTCAAAACTTCATGACGAATTCTACATTAAACGGTTAATATCGCTGCCTTTAAATCACCACTTCGTCGCAAACTCTAAATTTACTCGGGATTCAATGGTGGCTCACGGGATGCCCGCTGCCCGGATTGCATTAAAAAACTACGGCGTCGAATTGCCAAGTTGTCCAGACTGGGATCAACGTAAAAAAAAGCAAAATCTGCGCTTGCTCTATCTAGGTCGTTTGATCGACTTCAAAGGTCCGGATAAGGTGATTCGTGGCTTTGAAATCGCATGCGAGCAGGGTTTTCAAGGAACCCTTACCATGGCTGGAAACGGACAGCTTCTCGCGATGTGTGAAATGATGGCGGCAACATCAAAGTACAAAGAACAAATTGAATTTTGTGGAGCCGTGGGTCGAAGAGGGGCGCAACTTCTTTATGCTGATAGCGATATCTTTGTGGGTCTTCACTGCCTGGGCGAATTAACCAATCGTGAGGAAGCGTTTGGTGTAACAATGGTCGAGGCCATGGCGCACGGACTTCCTGTGGTGACAGGGCGCAGCGGCGGTATTGTTGAGAGTGTCGTTGACGGAGAAACTGGCTTCCTTATTGAACCGGGGGACATAAACGCGTTTGCGGAAAAACTATTAGCACTTCAAAACAATCCTAAGCTGAGAATACAGATGGGGCAGAAAGGTCGGGAGCGAGTAGAGTCAAACTTCACACTTGAACATGAGCGGTTACAATGGGAATCGATCATGCAAAAATTCGCCTGAAACAGCTGCAATAATGCGTGTTTGGAATGCCCATTATCAATTTGTAAACCATGAATCCTAAGATCGACCAAAGCCTCCCCCATAATGTAGGGCGGGTTTCGGTGATAATGCCGGCGCGCAACCGGATCGAATTCCTGCAGGAAGCGGTGTCGTCAGTTGCGAGCCAAAGCTATCAAAATATCGAGTTGATTGTCATTGACGATGGATCCGATCCTCCGATAGAGCAGGTAGCTCTTGATACTTGGTGCACCAGACGATCCCCCGATGACCTCATCATAAAGCGAATTTCAGAAGGGAACGGCAACCGGGCACGCAATGCCGGCATCGCACTCGCAACGGGACAGTTCATTCAGTTTATGGACTCTGACGACTTGCTGGACAGTAAAAAGATTGAGTGTCAAGCTGAGCGCCTCCATGAGGATCTCGAACTCGATGGTGTCATCTGTCAAGTTCAGTTATTTGACGGAAACGGCCGGTCTGGCTTGTGGAGGTCTCAGCTCCAAGGTGGTATTCCCACCCTGAAGGACTTCATCGGAGCTTCCTGTGATTGGCAGACGATGGCACCACTGTGGCGGCGGCGACTTTTTGATGCTGGACTACGCTGGGATCCCGAAATCTCATGCCATCAAGACTGGGTGTTTCATCTGCATGCACTTTCGAGCGGTGCCAGATTATTGTTGGACTTCAAAGTCCTTGCGTTTTATCGTATGCCCGAGGAGGGCCATGTGTCGTGGAACATGAGTGATCCGGTTAAACTCCAACAGCGAATAGTCGTTCATCGACGTTCATTGGATTTGCTACGCAGAGCCGGTATCATTGAAGCGGAAATATATCGGCACCAATGGTGGAGAATTGAACAAACCAAGAGTGATGCCATTAATCGTCAGGATTTCGAAGCTTACTTTGATGCTCTTTGGGTGCAATTCCACTGTGACAAAACATTGCGAGGACAGACCAAAACGGTGGCATCTTTTTTAAAGGTTAATTGGCTCCTTATGAAAATTTGCTTTCGACGGTTTTAGCCTGCAGAGGGCGAAATAGGAGGTCCAAGATCCGATGCACTGCTAAAGTAGGCCCCGCACTTTTCTATCTGTCAGAGATGCGGAATCGATGCTTTAGTGGCAGGTGGGCAGGTGATTTTGGTGAGTTCTGCGAAGCGGAATTGAGGCCCATGAGTGCTAAGTCAACTCGCCCCTACGGCATCGCCAAAGAACTTGCGTTCTATGGTCATATCTATTCATTACCAGGGATAATTCATTATCGCGTTTACTGGAATCTGCGTAATTTTACTAAATAGCTAAATCATGCTTTCCCCACTTCCTGAAAATCAAATAAACCACGCTGCTGAGACATTCGGCCACGACACAATTCAATGAAACCAATACTGGAAAAGATACGCGATAAAGTGCTGCACAGGTTAGTGAGGATACAATTTCCTCATGAGATCCGGATGGCCGATCAAAAACATAGGGAAGACGTTGTATCTCAACTTCCAAGAGTCGCGCTGGAAACAAGGCATATTGAAAACTGCCAGATACTTCTAAACCGAAAAATAATGCTCCAGAAGATAGGACAGCGGGATATGGTGGCGGAACTTGGTGTAAATCAGGGGGATTTCAGTCAAGAAATTTTGAATATATCACGTCCTGCCGTTTTGCATTTAGTCGACATATGGGGTTCAGAGCGATTTCACGAAGGGCTGTTTAATGAAGTGCAAGATAAGTTCAAGACCGAAATTGAAAGACAAGCGGTTCGAATTCATCGAAAGCTATCGACTGAAGCCGCCTCGGATTTTGAAGATGAATACTTCGATATGATATATATCGATACGGATCACTCTTATAATACCACAAGAGATGAGTTAACGGCCTATTCAACGAAAGTGAAGTCGGATGGAATCATCGCCGGGCATGACTACTCGATGGGCAATTGGATAAAAGCTTATCGTTATGGGGTAATCGAGGCCGTGCATGAATTCTGCATAAAATATAATTGGGAGATACTATACCTGACCGCTGATACTTTGGAGAGCCAGAGTTTCGCAATTAGACGGATAGTAAAAGACTGAAAAGACAAATTCTTGCGCTATACCCTCCTATTGTTTTTTCAATGGCTGAATTTCACGATGTAGGATCGTAAACTTGGCTTAGATGCGGATGAACTACAGCGACCTGAGGAAACCCCGTAAATATAATTTCAATTTCCAGAAGGCAAGATTCTATGTCCGAAAATGCCCAGGAATTATAACAAATTTACCAGCAGCGATTCGGAGCGACATCGGCTATTGTAACCGGGTTTGGCGGGTGCTGACTGCCAACTATTTTTGTCCGGCAACTGAGTTTTGCCGAGAGGGACCGACTCACGGCGTCCGCCCTTCAGAAGGTGAATGAGCGATTGGACCCACAAGCTTTGGCATCAGAGCGGATTTGGTTTTACAAGGGGCTGATCGTCCGTCATGTGCCGCACGCGGCGGATGCTTGGCTCGCCTCGATGCTCTCGCATCACAATTCGATGGGTAAGCACCATGTTGTGCTCAATTGAACAATTGTGAAATTTTCAGAAGTAACCGCAAGCAAAATGACAAATTGGATTCGCAGACGGATAGAGAGGGTGAAATTATGATCGAGGAACTTGGATTCAGCATTGCCTGCTATCACGGAGACCTCCCCCTGCTGCGGGGCTGTCTCGCTAGTATTAAATATTTCGCACCGGATGCCCCCATCTGCCTCATCACGGATGGCAATTTTTCCACACGATCTTTGGAAAGGGATTACAGTGCGGTCACCCTCCGACGCGCTGATGTCAGAAACAAGGACCTTCAGAAGTGGAGTTATGGATATGGCCTGACGAAAATGGTGGGATTATGGGAATCACCCTTCGAAAGATTTGTACATATTGACGCCGATGCGGTGCTCTGGGGCGATATCCGGAAAAACATTCCACCAGGGAACTTCGATTTTGTATTCAATGAACCTCATGAGATCATTAC encodes the following:
- a CDS encoding glycosyltransferase family 4 protein, coding for MTSKKIFFFQPYFQVVSEVWIERMLEIFADRLALIVGRGVPDQWNGTRCFDLDHPPYSILTRIKHRILGRAHRTKELRNTIAEYPGAIILVNYANFALELEPCWRGLEVTVLIHCHGFDVHFDGRGNEWPHSKLHDEFYIKRLISLPLNHHFVANSKFTRDSMVAHGMPAARIALKNYGVELPSCPDWDQRKKKQNLRLLYLGRLIDFKGPDKVIRGFEIACEQGFQGTLTMAGNGQLLAMCEMMAATSKYKEQIEFCGAVGRRGAQLLYADSDIFVGLHCLGELTNREEAFGVTMVEAMAHGLPVVTGRSGGIVESVVDGETGFLIEPGDINAFAEKLLALQNNPKLRIQMGQKGRERVESNFTLEHERLQWESIMQKFA
- a CDS encoding glycosyltransferase family 2 protein; this encodes MNPKIDQSLPHNVGRVSVIMPARNRIEFLQEAVSSVASQSYQNIELIVIDDGSDPPIEQVALDTWCTRRSPDDLIIKRISEGNGNRARNAGIALATGQFIQFMDSDDLLDSKKIECQAERLHEDLELDGVICQVQLFDGNGRSGLWRSQLQGGIPTLKDFIGASCDWQTMAPLWRRRLFDAGLRWDPEISCHQDWVFHLHALSSGARLLLDFKVLAFYRMPEEGHVSWNMSDPVKLQQRIVVHRRSLDLLRRAGIIEAEIYRHQWWRIEQTKSDAINRQDFEAYFDALWVQFHCDKTLRGQTKTVASFLKVNWLLMKICFRRF
- a CDS encoding class I SAM-dependent methyltransferase, with the translated sequence MKPILEKIRDKVLHRLVRIQFPHEIRMADQKHREDVVSQLPRVALETRHIENCQILLNRKIMLQKIGQRDMVAELGVNQGDFSQEILNISRPAVLHLVDIWGSERFHEGLFNEVQDKFKTEIERQAVRIHRKLSTEAASDFEDEYFDMIYIDTDHSYNTTRDELTAYSTKVKSDGIIAGHDYSMGNWIKAYRYGVIEAVHEFCIKYNWEILYLTADTLESQSFAIRRIVKD